TCTTTACAGGTGGTGGCGCAGCAGTGCATCCTTCTAACAAAGCTTCAACTTTATCACTGACGAAAGCCGCTTTGAGAAGTTATGCATATACGTTGCATGAACAAGTTATTGATCAAAATATTTATGTAGGTTTGGTCACGATTCAAGGAATAATTGGTTCTTCTAAAGAAATGGCGCCAGAAAAAATTGCTAAAGCATATTGGAATCTATTAGAGGAGCGGAATAAAGTAGAAGCTTTCTACCCAGAAAAGATTACCAAATCAGAATTTGACTGAGCACTTTCAGTGAAATTTAGCTGGTTATCGTGTGATAATTAAGAGGTAAGGAAGATGGAAAGTAGGGTGATAATATGCCAGATAAAGAAATGACGTTAGATGAATTAAAAGAATATAACGGAAAGGACGGGAAACCTGCCTATGTTGCAATTGATGGTATTATCTATGATGTTACTGATGTTGACCCTTGGAAAAATGGAGAACACCATGGCAATGTCGCCGGTAAAGATTTATCGGAAGTAATTGGTCATGCTCCACACAAGCGCTCAGTATTAGCTAAATTAAATGAAGTTGGAAAACTGAAATAAAACTAAGTGTGACAGAATATAGTCATTGAGTATTAAGGTAAATAGATCAAGATAATCGTACTTTGATTACCTTGGTCTATTTTAGAGGGGGGAAAATTTAAATGGAACGTGAGGAAGTATTTGAATACGTCGACCAAAAGTATCAGACGAAGCCAGAGTATTTATGGCGCAAATATCCAAAATATTCAGTGTTACGACATCAAGATAATCGTAAGTGGTATGGATTAGTTATGGATGTGAAGCCTGAAAACTTGGGAGTTGATGAAAAGGGAACTGAAGATGTGATGGATATTAAGTTGAAACCAGAGCAGATTGATGTATTACAAGATGAAGCTGGAATTTTGCCCGCTTATCACATGAATAAAACTCACTGGGTCTCAATTCGACTTAACAAAGTATCCGACACTGAAATTCATAAATTAATCGATGCTAGTTATTTAGAGACTAAGAAATAATTAGAGCTTAATAGATGTTATTGTAGAATTCTTGAATAATTTCAAGAATTTTTTTTATTGCTCAAATACTTGATATGGTCCAAATCAACAAAAAAAGATAGTGGCTATTAAAAAATATGGTACTTTTCAAAGGATGGGTACCAAGGCATAATAAGGACACGTTAAAGAAAGAGAGTAATGATATGAAAAAAATTATGCTTAATCAATATGGCGATGTAGATGTTATGAAGATGGTCGAAGTTGATCTTCCTAAACCAGCCGCCAATCAAATAGTTGTTAAAACAGCTGCAATTGGAGTTAATGATCCAGACGTAGTTATTCGAGCTAATGGTCCTTTCCCAACCATGCCTAAAGAAATAAAACCTACACTTCCACATTCTCTAGGAGAGGATTTCTCGGGTGTAGTAACAGATATTGGTAAAGACGTCACTCGCTTTGAAGTTGGCGATCATGTAATTGGAATGTCCTTTATGAATACTTATTCTGAATATATTTTGCTAGATGATTCAGCGGTTGTCACAACTGTTCCAAAAGATTTAGATTTGGTGCCACTAGGTGGACTTTATCTAGGAGTCGCAACAGCCTATGCTGCAACAATTCGTGACGGACAAGCTAAGTCAGGTCAAAAGGTTCTAATTCACGGTGCTGCTGGTGGTGTAGGTTCTAAAGCCGTGCAACTCGCTAAGAGTGCAGGAGCCTATGTCATTGCCACAGGAACAGCCAAACAAGCTGACTATATGAAACAATTAGGTGCTGATGAGACGATTGATTATCAAACACAAGACTTTACCAAATTGGTTTCTGATGTGGATTTGGTAGTAAATTTGACGGGTCCTAAAACCCTGGCAGATAGTTACCAAGTAATTAAAAAAGGTGGTCGCGTAACCTCAGTTAATGCAGTGGTTGATCAAGAGGAAACAAAGCGTCGAGGAATTACTGGTACTTATTCTAAAGGATTCATGACGGTTGAAGAATTAAAAGATGTCATCGATCTTTATACACAAGGAAAACTAGACGTACGTGTGGATAAGACTTACCCCTTTGAATTAGAAAGCATCAAACAAGCTCATCGAGATTTTCAAGCAGGAGGAAATACTGGTAAGAAAATCATTGTTTTCAAAGACTAAGAAAATTTTGTACTCGTAATTTCTGAGATACATCATTGAATCAATTAAAGCCGATTAGTTTAGATTTTTAAATAATAGTAAAGAAGCCTTACAGTTATTAGACAATAGATCTAGTAGCTGTAAGGCTTCTTTTTTTATTATATCTTAAACACGCCATTGTCGAAGGGTAACTCAACGACGACATTATCGGTTAAACTAAATTCTTTTACATTCTCAAAGGCCTTTTTAAAATCAGTTGCTTCATCATCACTGAAAAGTTCTTTGATTTTCTTCATGATGTCGTCTTTATCCATTGAAGTATGGAATTTATAGAAATCCAAAACTTTTTGAGTAGAGTTCATAGCAACAAAAGTACTTCTGCTATTCTTATTAGTGTACAAGTAACAAGTATTATCTAAATAGCCTGTCGCAACTTTCTTATACAATTCCAGATTGTCTAATCCGATATTTGATAATTTAACAAACTTAGTTTGTTTATCCATGGTTATACCTACATTTTCTATATTTTGTTTTGTCTATGTATAAGCTATTCTGAGTGGGTTGAAAGGGTTTGTCAAATCAATATTCTATCTAAAATATAAAAAGTCATTGTATAAATCAAAATGCAAGCGTTTTATTGAAAATGTAATCAAACTGTAACTTATGAAGAAATTTTTAACGTGGTATATTTATATTCGCTGATAAAAAAATAGGAGTGTGGAATATATGCCACGTAATTTAAAAGAAGAAGTTGTATTCACAGCCATTATGGCCGGATTGATGGTTCTAGTAATGACAGGTTACAACGTTTCCATGGCGCAAGGACTTACTGGGGGGCTTGGAGCATTGGTCGTAGCAATTTTAAAGGGATATCCATTAGGCCTTGTAGTTGCTATTATCTTAGATTTATTGATTGTTGGACCGATTGCTAAGGGATTAGCTTTCAAATATATTATTAATGATTATATGAAAAAAAATACTGTTTTAATTGGAATCACAATTTCAGTTTTGATGGTTCTTGGTATGGTAACTTTGATGTCATTTTTCGGAATCACTGTTGAAGGTGAATTATCAAATGGTCACGTACTTGCTACTTATGGTCATACTTGGATCTTTAATTTGATAGTTGCATTACCTTTGCAATTATTGATCGTTGGACCAATCGCTCGTGGAGTGTTGGGTAAGATGCAAAATGCAGCTGCTAAGAAAGCTGAAACAGAAGTTATTGAAGAAGAAGTTTAAGATATAAAATAAAAAAGCTGGTAGACGGGATTAGAATTTCGTTTGCCAGCTTTTTTGAGTGGAAAAATTAATTAGTTATTGTTCTATTTTCTTAATGATCTTAGCTGGAACTCCACCAACTAAAACATTATCAGGAATATCTTTGGTAACTACAGCACCAGCCGCAACTACTACACCATTACCGATAGTGATGCCAGGACAAATTGTGCAGTGACCACCAATCCAGACATCGTTGCCAATGGTGACTGATTTGCCGATTCCTAGTCGTTGTTGGCGTCCTTTAGCTGTTAGTGGATGATTGACAGTATAAATATCGGTATTTGGTCCAATCCAAACATTGTTACCAATATTAACTGGTGCAATATCTAAGATGGTTAAATTGTAATTGGATAAGAAATTGTCGCCTACATGAATATTCTTACCATAATCCACGTTTAAATTGCTATGAACAATTAGATTCTTACCAGCTGAACCGAAAATTTCACGTGCTTTAGATTCCTGTTTTTCAGGTTGATTCTCTGGGATAGCATTAAAATCTCGACATAGAGTAGCGGAATTTGTCTTCCTATTAGAAACAGCCGGATCTGTTAATTTATACCATTCACCATCTTCGAGTTTTTGTAGTTCACTTTTAGCCATTTGTAAATCCTCCTAATCTCCAGACATTGAAGCAATGCGCATTTCCATAATGCGAGCATTCTTTGATTGCTTGCAAACGAAAACCATTGAATCCGCTATGTCTTCGCTAGTCAACATGATAGAGTTATTGTTCTCAGCAGTTGTTCTTCCGTGATTGATTTCAAATTGTGTATTCGTAGCCGAAGGATCCATACAACAAATTTTAATACCTTTTGGACGAAAAGCTTTATTAAGACTTTGAGCAAACCCACGGTTGGCAAACTTAGAAGCTGAATAAGCAGTTTCATCGCCATGACCATTAATACCTGTAACAGAAGAAGTGATAATAACCTGTCCTTCGTGACGTTCTACCATTTTTGGCAAAGTATGAAGGCAGATTGCGTAATCTCCACGCATATTGGTATTCATTAATCTGTCATAATCATCCATAGAACTATCAAGAAAATCTTGGACGAGTCCAATTCCTGCATTAGCTATAAGAATGTCAATTTTACCAAACAATTTCATAGCAAGTTTAACAACCTCAATTGACGTTTGTTCTTGAGTAATGTCACCGGCATAATATTTTGCCGTGATTCCATATTGTGAACATTCCTTACAAATCTTAGATAATTTATCTTCCGAACGAGCGGTTAAAACGAGATTTACTCCCTCATGTGCTAAGGCAATTGCAGTGGCCTTTCCAATCCCAGAAGAAGCACCTGTAATAATTGCTGATTTTCCATTAATTGATTTAAGCATAATAATTCCTTCTTTGATTTTATGAAACCTTTACATTTGTTATGGTACTAGTTGAACTATGGTTTAAGTCAAGAAAGGAATTAATTGAATACGAAAATCAATATTAAGTAAGTAAGGTTAAGCCCGAGGTTTAACGAAAAAAACTATCTATAAATTTTAATTTATTTTTAGTTAGATAGATTTACGTGAAGTACTTTCAGTTGTCGTATTCCTTTTCTTCAAATATTCTTTTCCATAATAGACTACATAGCAGGCAATCAGGAAAGGAATCATATAAAAGAGAGCTGAACGTTGGTTAGGATCAAAGACAATCAAGACGCAGGATAAAAGACTCATGATAAAAGTAGCCCAAGGAACAACTGGATACCAAGGCGTTTTGAACTTTAATTCCGAAAGAGAATGTCCTGATTTGAGAAAACTCTTCCGAAAGTTGATTTCAGAAAGAGCAATTGCCATCCAGACGATAACGACAGCTAATCCAGAGATGGAAACGAGGACTAAGTAAACTGTTGATGCAGCTACAACGCTGGAAACTAAGGCGAAGATTCCTCCAATCATACTGAGACAAAGGGCCAACATTGGAACGTCGTGGGAGTTAGTTTTGGCATATTTTAGAGGAATCATCCCTTCATTAGCCAGAGACCAAAGCATTCTGGTTGAAGCATAGAGTCCAGAGTTGGCAGCGGATAAGATAGCGGTCAAAACGACAAAATTCATTAGGTCGCCAGCAAAGGGTAAGCCAATGCTTTTGAAGACGAGGACAAAGGGGCTTTGATTAACTCCAGCTTTTTGCCAAGGAATCAAGGCTGACATAACAACGATACTACCGATGAAAAAGATAGCTAAACGTAATAAAGTCGTGTGAATTGCTCGAGGAATATTTTTTCCGGGATCTTTAGTTTCGCCAGCAGTGACGCCGATTAATTCTGTACCGGAAAAAGCAAAGTTAACAGTCAACATGGTAGTAAAAACAGCTTTGAAGCCGTTGGGAAATAGACCATCCTTGAAGAGATTGGTAAATAATGGGGCGTGATTGACACCTTTGATCGGAATGATACCAAAAATTGCTAAAAAACCGACGACTATAAAAACTACGATGGCAATAACCTTGATACTTGAGAATCAAAACTCTGTTTCAGCGAAGAACTTCACGGATAGGGCGTTAGAAATAAAGATGACGGCCATAAACAGAGCACTCCATATCCAAGTTGGAGAGTTAGGAAACCACTGGCGCATAATCAATCCAGCTGCAGTAAATTCCGAACCTAATGCTACAGTCCAGGTCAACCAGTACAAAATGGCTACGGTAAAACCTGTTCCGGGTCCAATGTAATTTTTTGCATAGACGTGAAAAGAACCGGTCTCAGGCATGGCAACGGATAACTCGCCTAAACAAAGCATGACTAAATAGACCACGATTGCTCCGATCCCGTATGCCAAAATTGTGCCAATAGGACCGGCTTCATGGATAGTGTAACCAGAGCTCAAGAAGAGTCCTGTTCCGATAACGCCACCTAAAGAAATCATGAATAAATGTCTAGCTTCCATGTTTCGTTTTAATTTAATATGAGTCTTTTTTGAAGTTTCCACGTGCGACCACCTTGTATAATCTTTGAGATTAGAATAAAATTAGAAAAGTTTAATTTTTATAATAAACTACATTATTTTGTATGGCAAGGTACTAGTAGTATGGGAGATGTAAATGTGAGTGATTTAATTTCAAAAGATTTGGAAAATAAAAAAGGTTTAGTTGTCGATGGGGCTATGGCGACCGAACTGGAGAAGCACGGTGTTAAAACTGATAATGACTTGTGGTCGGCAACGGCTTTGATTGAGAATCCAGAAGCCATTACCGCCGTTCACAAAAGTTATTTTCAAAATGGGGCTGACATTGCCATCACCAATACTTATCAAGCTAATGTAAAAAAGTTTATGGAACTTGGTTTAAGTGAAGAAGAAAGCAAGAATTTAATTGTTAAAGCTGTTGAATTAGCAAAAAAAGCTCGCAGTGAATACTTTGCGACACTTTCAAAAACAGAGCAATCAAAGAGACCATATCCGTTAGTTGCAGGAAGCGTTGGACCTTATGGAGCTTTTTTAGCTGATGGCAGTGAATATCGGGGCGATTATGATTTGACTGAGGCTCAATACCAAGCTTTTCATCGTCAAAGAATGGAGTTATTGGATTATGCGGGAGTGGACTTGTTTGCTTTTGAGACGCAACCTAACTTTAATGAAGCTAAAGCACTAGTTGATTTATTGACGGTTGAGTTTCCAGAACAACATGCATGGCTGACTTTCAGTGTCAAAGACAGTGAGACTTTATGTGATGGAACATCGCTATATGAAGCAATTCATTATTTTGACAATATTGAACAGATTTCAGCCATTGGAGTCAACTGCACTACTTTGGAAAATATCGGGGACATTGTTAAAAATATTCGTTCGGTGACAGATAAGAAGATTATCGTTTATCCAAATAATGGCGACATTTATGATCCAGTTACCAAAACTTGGCAAAAAAATCCTCAAGCAGATACTTTCAGTGATTTAGTACCAACTTGGTTGAGCGCTGGGGCTGATTTGATTGGGGGATGTTGTCGAACAACACCAGATGATATCAAACAAATTTCAAGAATCGTTAATCAATAAGATTAAAGACAAATACCCGAGATAAATCGCTAGTAACGATCTATCTCGGGTATTTATGTAATATTGGAATTACAGTATTTATTTAACGATATTAGTTTTGATTCGATCCATTGGTACTTCACGTGGAACAAATTTTTCAGAAGTTTGACCAATTGTTAAAGCGAAAACACCCTTGAAACCAGTGGGTAAGGTTTGGTTGGGAATTGATCCAACACAGGACATGTTATAATTAGCGCCGAGTCCTTGATTTTCAGCGGCTAATTCCATGTTGTGGGCAATTGCACCAGCAGAAATATCTTCCATGGCATCAGGATCCTTAGCAGATACGACGATAACGGTTGGAGCGTTATAGATACCGCTCATTTTATTAAGAATCTCAGAATTTTGAATGACGGTTAAACGATAATTGTCATATTCGCCCATACCAACGGGACTAGCATTGCCAGCCAATAAAATTTTATGAAGTTGTTTGTCAGTAATTTGACCGCTATATTGACGAACAGCTTTTCGTGAAATAATCATTTTCTCAGTTTCCATATAAAATCAACACTCCCTCACTTTTGTTTATAATTCTATGATAGTCTTTTTTAG
This sequence is a window from Companilactobacillus alimentarius DSM 20249. Protein-coding genes within it:
- a CDS encoding cytochrome b5 domain-containing protein, with protein sequence MPDKEMTLDELKEYNGKDGKPAYVAIDGIIYDVTDVDPWKNGEHHGNVAGKDLSEVIGHAPHKRSVLAKLNEVGKLK
- a CDS encoding MmcQ/YjbR family DNA-binding protein; translated protein: MEREEVFEYVDQKYQTKPEYLWRKYPKYSVLRHQDNRKWYGLVMDVKPENLGVDEKGTEDVMDIKLKPEQIDVLQDEAGILPAYHMNKTHWVSIRLNKVSDTEIHKLIDASYLETKK
- a CDS encoding NADP-dependent oxidoreductase — encoded protein: MKKIMLNQYGDVDVMKMVEVDLPKPAANQIVVKTAAIGVNDPDVVIRANGPFPTMPKEIKPTLPHSLGEDFSGVVTDIGKDVTRFEVGDHVIGMSFMNTYSEYILLDDSAVVTTVPKDLDLVPLGGLYLGVATAYAATIRDGQAKSGQKVLIHGAAGGVGSKAVQLAKSAGAYVIATGTAKQADYMKQLGADETIDYQTQDFTKLVSDVDLVVNLTGPKTLADSYQVIKKGGRVTSVNAVVDQEETKRRGITGTYSKGFMTVEELKDVIDLYTQGKLDVRVDKTYPFELESIKQAHRDFQAGGNTGKKIIVFKD
- a CDS encoding DUF2798 domain-containing protein yields the protein MPRNLKEEVVFTAIMAGLMVLVMTGYNVSMAQGLTGGLGALVVAILKGYPLGLVVAIILDLLIVGPIAKGLAFKYIINDYMKKNTVLIGITISVLMVLGMVTLMSFFGITVEGELSNGHVLATYGHTWIFNLIVALPLQLLIVGPIARGVLGKMQNAAAKKAETEVIEEEV
- a CDS encoding sugar O-acetyltransferase yields the protein MAKSELQKLEDGEWYKLTDPAVSNRKTNSATLCRDFNAIPENQPEKQESKAREIFGSAGKNLIVHSNLNVDYGKNIHVGDNFLSNYNLTILDIAPVNIGNNVWIGPNTDIYTVNHPLTAKGRQQRLGIGKSVTIGNDVWIGGHCTICPGITIGNGVVVAAGAVVTKDIPDNVLVGGVPAKIIKKIEQ
- a CDS encoding SDR family oxidoreductase, with the protein product MLKSINGKSAIITGASSGIGKATAIALAHEGVNLVLTARSEDKLSKICKECSQYGITAKYYAGDITQEQTSIEVVKLAMKLFGKIDILIANAGIGLVQDFLDSSMDDYDRLMNTNMRGDYAICLHTLPKMVERHEGQVIITSSVTGINGHGDETAYSASKFANRGFAQSLNKAFRPKGIKICCMDPSATNTQFEINHGRTTAENNNSIMLTSEDIADSMVFVCKQSKNARIMEMRIASMSGD
- the mmuM gene encoding homocysteine S-methyltransferase; the protein is MSDLISKDLENKKGLVVDGAMATELEKHGVKTDNDLWSATALIENPEAITAVHKSYFQNGADIAITNTYQANVKKFMELGLSEEESKNLIVKAVELAKKARSEYFATLSKTEQSKRPYPLVAGSVGPYGAFLADGSEYRGDYDLTEAQYQAFHRQRMELLDYAGVDLFAFETQPNFNEAKALVDLLTVEFPEQHAWLTFSVKDSETLCDGTSLYEAIHYFDNIEQISAIGVNCTTLENIGDIVKNIRSVTDKKIIVYPNNGDIYDPVTKTWQKNPQADTFSDLVPTWLSAGADLIGGCCRTTPDDIKQISRIVNQ
- a CDS encoding nitroreductase family protein, producing METEKMIISRKAVRQYSGQITDKQLHKILLAGNASPVGMGEYDNYRLTVIQNSEILNKMSGIYNAPTVIVVSAKDPDAMEDISAGAIAHNMELAAENQGLGANYNMSCVGSIPNQTLPTGFKGVFALTIGQTSEKFVPREVPMDRIKTNIVK